The following proteins are encoded in a genomic region of Haloarcula marina:
- a CDS encoding CDP-alcohol phosphatidyltransferase family protein has translation MTLDQFRSVADRALGPFVGAAQVVGLSPNGVSVLAFLLAVAAGGVYAVAASDPLLYLVGAVLVFLNGWLDLVDGALAREMDVASAGGDLLDHVLDRYADIVIIVGLAAGVERWILGIAAVTGVLMTSYLGTQAQAVGLDRVYGGLLGRADRLALVGIVTGIVAFVQPAVGGFGLVGLLLAVFAVVGHVTAAQRFYYSMRAL, from the coding sequence ATGACGCTCGACCAGTTCCGCTCGGTCGCCGACCGGGCGCTCGGACCGTTCGTCGGGGCCGCGCAAGTGGTCGGCCTCTCGCCGAACGGCGTCAGCGTCCTCGCGTTCCTCCTGGCGGTGGCCGCCGGCGGCGTCTACGCCGTCGCCGCATCCGACCCCCTGCTGTACCTCGTCGGGGCCGTCCTCGTCTTCCTGAACGGCTGGCTGGACCTCGTGGACGGGGCGCTCGCCCGCGAGATGGACGTGGCCTCGGCGGGCGGTGACCTCTTGGACCACGTCCTCGACCGCTACGCCGACATCGTCATCATCGTGGGTCTCGCGGCCGGTGTGGAGCGCTGGATACTCGGCATCGCCGCCGTCACCGGCGTCCTCATGACCTCGTACCTCGGGACGCAGGCCCAAGCCGTGGGCCTCGACCGCGTGTACGGCGGTCTCCTCGGTAGGGCCGACCGGCTCGCCCTCGTGGGAATCGTCACGGGAATCGTCGCGTTCGTCCAACCGGCGGTCGGTGGCTTCGGACTGGTGGGCCTTCTATTGGCCGTGTTCGCCGTCGTGGGCCACGTGACCGCGGCCCAACGCTTCTACTACTCGATGCGGGCGCTGTAG